A single genomic interval of Ramlibacter sp. harbors:
- a CDS encoding 2-oxoglutarate dehydrogenase E1 component, with protein MSDQSTPSSASVYTSYQGNSYLFGGNAPYVEEMYENYLANPGSVPDNWRSYFDALQHVPATDGTDARDVPHLPVINAFAERAKQGTTRVVQASGADSELGRKRTAVQQLIAAYRNVGARWADLDPLKRAERPVIPELEPSFYGFSDADLETVFNTSNTFFGKETMSLRDLLNALRETYCGTMGAEYMYTTDQNHKRWWQQKLESARTNPRLNGDQKKRVLERLTAAEGLERFLHTKYVGQKRFSLEGGESFIVAMDELINLAGARGVQEIVIGMAHRGRLNVLVNSLGKLPASLFAEFDHTAPEDLPSGDVKYHQGFSSDVTTPGGPVHLTLAFNPSHLEIVNPVVEGSVRARMDRRGDPMGKQVLPVIVHGDAAFAGQGVVMETLALAETRGYHTGGTVHIVINNQIGFTTSDPRDSRSTLYCSDIVKMIEAPVLHVNGDDPEAVVLATQLALDFRMEFQKDVVVDIICFRKLGHNEQDTPSLTQPLMYKKIAAHPGTRKLYADKLAAQGFGDTLGDDMVKAQRAAFDAGKNTSDPVLTNFKSKYAVDWSPYLNKKWTDAADTAIPLAEWKRLAEKITVVPEGFTVHPLVKKVLDDRAAMGRGENNVDWGMGEHMAFASLVASGYPVRLSGEDCGRGTFTHRHAVLHDQNREKFDVGTYTPLENVADNQAPFVVIDSILSEEAVLAFEYGYASNDPNTLVIWEAQFGDFANGAQVVIDQFIASGEVKWGRVNGITLMLPHGYEGQGPEHSSARLERFMQLSADINMQVVQPTTASQIFHVLRRQMVRNLRKPLIIMTPKSLLRNKDATSPLSEFTKGGFQTVIPEHKEAVNKKADKVKRVIVCSGKVYYDLAKKRDEKEIDDVAILRVEQLYPFPHKAFSAELRKYPNAADIVWCQDEPQNQGAWFFVQHYIHENMTEGQKLGYSGRAASASPAVGYSHLHQEQQKNLVDGAFGKLKGFVLTK; from the coding sequence ATGAGCGATCAATCGACGCCGTCATCGGCGTCTGTCTACACGTCCTACCAGGGCAACTCCTATCTCTTCGGCGGCAACGCGCCCTATGTCGAGGAGATGTACGAAAACTACCTCGCCAACCCCGGCAGCGTCCCCGACAACTGGCGTTCGTATTTCGACGCGCTGCAGCATGTGCCCGCCACCGACGGCACCGACGCCCGCGACGTTCCCCACCTGCCGGTCATCAATGCCTTCGCCGAGCGCGCCAAGCAGGGCACCACGCGCGTGGTGCAGGCCAGCGGCGCCGACTCCGAACTGGGCCGCAAGCGCACCGCCGTCCAGCAGCTCATCGCAGCTTACCGCAACGTGGGCGCCCGCTGGGCCGACCTGGACCCGCTCAAGCGCGCCGAGCGCCCGGTGATCCCCGAACTGGAGCCCTCGTTCTACGGCTTCAGCGACGCCGACCTCGAGACGGTGTTCAACACCAGCAACACCTTCTTCGGCAAGGAGACCATGTCCTTGCGCGACCTGCTCAATGCCCTGCGCGAGACCTACTGCGGCACCATGGGCGCGGAGTACATGTACACCACCGACCAGAACCACAAGCGCTGGTGGCAGCAGAAGCTGGAGAGTGCCCGCACCAATCCCAGGCTCAATGGCGACCAGAAAAAGCGTGTCCTGGAACGACTCACCGCGGCCGAAGGCCTGGAGCGTTTCCTGCACACCAAATACGTGGGCCAGAAGCGCTTCTCCCTGGAAGGCGGCGAGAGCTTCATCGTGGCCATGGACGAACTGATCAACCTGGCCGGCGCGCGCGGCGTGCAGGAGATCGTGATCGGCATGGCCCACCGCGGCCGGCTCAATGTGCTGGTGAATTCGCTGGGCAAGCTCCCCGCAAGCCTGTTCGCGGAGTTTGACCACACCGCGCCCGAAGACCTGCCCAGCGGCGACGTCAAATACCACCAGGGCTTCAGCTCCGACGTGACCACGCCTGGCGGCCCGGTTCACCTCACGCTGGCGTTCAACCCGTCGCACCTTGAAATCGTCAACCCGGTGGTGGAGGGCTCGGTGCGGGCCCGGATGGACCGCCGCGGCGACCCCATGGGCAAGCAGGTGCTGCCCGTCATCGTGCACGGCGACGCGGCCTTCGCGGGCCAGGGCGTGGTCATGGAAACGCTGGCGCTGGCCGAGACCCGTGGTTACCACACGGGTGGCACGGTGCACATCGTGATCAACAACCAGATCGGTTTCACCACCAGTGACCCGCGCGACAGCCGCTCCACGCTGTACTGCTCCGACATCGTGAAGATGATCGAGGCGCCGGTGCTGCACGTGAACGGCGACGACCCCGAGGCCGTGGTGCTGGCCACCCAGCTGGCGCTGGACTTCCGCATGGAGTTCCAGAAGGACGTGGTGGTCGACATCATCTGCTTCCGCAAGCTGGGCCACAACGAGCAGGACACACCGTCGCTGACCCAGCCGCTGATGTACAAGAAAATCGCGGCCCACCCCGGCACGCGCAAGCTGTACGCCGACAAGCTGGCGGCCCAGGGCTTTGGCGACACGCTGGGCGACGACATGGTCAAGGCCCAGCGCGCGGCCTTCGACGCGGGCAAGAACACCTCCGACCCCGTGCTCACCAACTTCAAGAGCAAGTACGCGGTCGACTGGAGCCCCTACCTGAACAAGAAGTGGACCGATGCGGCCGACACCGCCATTCCGCTGGCCGAGTGGAAGCGCCTGGCCGAGAAGATCACCGTGGTGCCCGAAGGCTTCACCGTGCATCCTCTGGTCAAGAAAGTGCTGGACGACCGCGCCGCCATGGGCCGGGGCGAGAACAACGTGGACTGGGGCATGGGCGAGCACATGGCGTTTGCCTCGCTGGTGGCCAGCGGCTACCCGGTGCGCCTGTCGGGCGAGGACTGCGGGCGTGGCACCTTCACGCACCGTCATGCCGTGCTGCACGACCAGAACCGCGAGAAGTTTGACGTCGGCACCTACACGCCGCTGGAGAACGTGGCCGACAACCAGGCCCCGTTCGTGGTGATCGACTCCATCCTGTCAGAAGAAGCCGTGCTGGCCTTCGAGTACGGCTATGCCTCCAACGATCCCAACACCCTGGTGATCTGGGAAGCGCAGTTCGGCGACTTCGCCAACGGTGCCCAGGTGGTGATTGACCAGTTCATCGCGTCAGGCGAGGTCAAGTGGGGCCGCGTCAATGGCATCACGCTGATGCTGCCGCACGGCTATGAAGGGCAGGGCCCCGAGCACAGCTCGGCGCGGCTGGAGCGCTTCATGCAACTGAGCGCGGACATCAACATGCAGGTGGTTCAGCCCACCACGGCCAGCCAGATTTTCCATGTGCTGCGCCGCCAGATGGTGCGCAACCTGCGCAAGCCGCTGATCATCATGACGCCCAAGTCGCTGCTGCGCAACAAGGACGCGACTTCGCCACTGTCCGAGTTCACCAAGGGCGGCTTCCAGACCGTGATTCCCGAGCACAAGGAAGCGGTCAACAAGAAGGCCGACAAGGTCAAGCGCGTGATTGTCTGTTCGGGCAAGGTCTATTACGACCTGGCCAAGAAGCGCGACGAAAAGGAGATTGACGACGTGGCGATCCTGCGCGTCGAGCAGCTCTACCCGTTCCCGCACAAGGCCTTCTCCGCGGAGCTGCGCAAGTACCCCAACGCGGCCGACATTGTCTGGTGCCAGGACGAACCGCAGAACCAGGGTGCCTGGTTCTTCGTGCAGCACTACATCCACGAGAACATGACCGAGGGCCAGAAGCTGGGCTACTCCGGCCGTGCCGCCTCGGCCTCGCCGGCCGTGGGCTACTCGCACCTGCACCAGGAGCAGCAGAAGAACCTGGTGGACGGCGCGTTCGGCAAGCTCAAGGGCTTTGTGCTCACGAAATAA
- the odhB gene encoding 2-oxoglutarate dehydrogenase complex dihydrolipoyllysine-residue succinyltransferase — MAIVEVKVPQLSESVAEATMLQWKKKAGEAVAVDEILIEIETDKVVLEVPAPAAGVLAEIVVGDGGTVTAEQLIAKIDTDGKGAAAAPAASAAPAPAAAQPAAAPAAASSGSKAGVAMPAAAKIMADNNLPAGSVAGSGKDGRVTKGDALGAVAAGGARPAAAPAVAIPTGAPKTALPRVAGPASPDLGDRPEERVPMSRLRARIAERLLQSQSTNAILTTFNEVNMAPVMEMRKKFQDAFTKEHGVKIGFMSFFVKAAVHALKKYPVINASVDGNDIVYHGYFDIGIAVGSPRGLVVPILRNADQMSFADIEKKIAEFGQKAKDGKLGIEEMTGGTFSISNGGTFGSMLSTPIINPPQSAILGVHATKDRAVVEDGQIVIRPMNYLAMSYDHRIIDGREAVLGLVAMKEALEDPSRLLFDI, encoded by the coding sequence ATGGCTATCGTAGAAGTGAAGGTCCCGCAGCTGTCCGAATCAGTGGCCGAGGCGACCATGCTGCAGTGGAAGAAGAAGGCCGGTGAGGCCGTTGCGGTCGATGAAATCCTGATTGAGATCGAGACCGACAAGGTGGTGCTCGAAGTGCCCGCGCCGGCGGCCGGCGTGCTGGCCGAGATCGTGGTGGGCGACGGCGGAACCGTGACCGCCGAGCAACTGATCGCGAAGATCGATACCGACGGCAAGGGCGCCGCCGCGGCGCCGGCCGCGTCTGCCGCACCGGCGCCGGCTGCGGCCCAGCCCGCAGCGGCACCCGCAGCGGCCAGCAGCGGGTCCAAGGCCGGTGTTGCCATGCCGGCCGCCGCCAAGATCATGGCCGACAACAACCTGCCCGCCGGTTCTGTTGCCGGCAGTGGCAAGGACGGCCGCGTGACCAAGGGGGACGCGCTGGGCGCGGTCGCCGCAGGCGGTGCCAGGCCCGCGGCCGCGCCGGCGGTGGCCATTCCCACGGGTGCGCCCAAGACCGCGCTGCCCCGCGTGGCCGGCCCGGCCTCGCCCGACCTGGGCGATCGCCCCGAAGAGCGCGTGCCCATGAGCCGGCTTCGCGCCCGCATCGCCGAGCGCCTGCTGCAGTCCCAGTCCACCAATGCCATCCTGACCACCTTCAACGAGGTCAACATGGCGCCGGTGATGGAGATGCGCAAGAAATTCCAGGACGCGTTCACCAAGGAGCATGGCGTGAAGATCGGCTTCATGAGCTTCTTCGTGAAGGCCGCCGTGCACGCGCTCAAGAAATACCCGGTGATCAACGCGTCGGTGGACGGCAACGACATCGTCTACCACGGCTACTTCGACATCGGCATTGCCGTGGGCTCGCCGCGCGGCCTCGTGGTGCCGATCCTGCGCAACGCCGACCAGATGAGTTTTGCCGACATCGAGAAAAAGATCGCCGAGTTTGGCCAGAAGGCCAAGGACGGCAAGCTGGGCATTGAAGAAATGACCGGTGGCACCTTCTCCATCAGCAATGGCGGCACCTTTGGCTCCATGCTGTCCACGCCCATCATCAACCCGCCGCAGTCGGCCATCCTCGGTGTGCACGCCACCAAGGACCGCGCCGTGGTGGAGGACGGCCAGATCGTCATCCGGCCCATGAACTACCTGGCCATGAGCTACGACCACCGCATCATCGACGGCCGCGAAGCCGTGCTGGGGCTGGTGGCCATGAAGGAGGCGCTGGAAGATCCTTCGCGCCTGCTGTTTGATATTTGA
- the lpdA gene encoding dihydrolipoyl dehydrogenase, which translates to MSKEFDVIVIGGGPGGYIAAIRAAQLGFNVACIDEWKNSKGGPAPGGTCTNVGCIPSKALLQSSEHYEHASKHFADHGIEVKGLGLDLGKMLARKDAVVKQNNDGILYLFKKNKVTFFHGRGSFAKALDGAYEIKVAGASEEVIVGKHIIVATGSNARELAGAPFDEENILSNDGALRIGGVPKKLGLIGSGVIGLEMGSVWRRLGAEVTVLEGLPTFLGAVDEQIAKEAKKAFDKQGLKIELGVKVGEVKAGKKGVSIAYTNAKGEAQTLDVDKLIVSIGRVPNTTGLNAEAVDLKLDERGAIVVDGECKTNLAGVWAIGDVVRGPMLAHKAEEEGVAVAERIAGQHGHVNFNTVPWVIYTSPEIAWVGQTEQQLKAEGRAYKAGTFPFLANGRARALGDTTGMVKFLADAITDEILGVHMVGPQVSELISEAVVAMEFKASSEDIARICHAHPSLSEATKEAALAVDKRTLNF; encoded by the coding sequence ATGAGTAAAGAATTCGACGTCATCGTCATCGGCGGTGGCCCGGGCGGCTACATCGCCGCCATCCGCGCAGCCCAGCTGGGCTTCAACGTGGCCTGCATCGACGAATGGAAAAACAGCAAGGGCGGCCCGGCACCCGGCGGCACCTGCACCAACGTGGGCTGCATCCCGAGCAAGGCGCTGCTTCAGTCGTCGGAGCATTACGAGCATGCGAGCAAGCACTTTGCCGACCATGGCATCGAGGTCAAGGGCCTGGGCCTGGACCTGGGCAAGATGCTGGCCCGCAAGGACGCGGTGGTCAAGCAGAACAACGATGGCATCCTCTACCTGTTCAAGAAGAACAAGGTCACGTTCTTTCATGGCCGGGGCTCCTTCGCCAAGGCGCTGGACGGTGCCTATGAAATCAAGGTGGCCGGGGCTTCCGAGGAGGTCATCGTCGGCAAGCACATCATCGTCGCCACGGGTTCCAATGCCCGCGAGCTCGCGGGCGCGCCTTTCGACGAGGAAAACATCCTGTCCAATGACGGGGCCTTGCGCATCGGTGGCGTGCCCAAGAAGCTGGGCCTGATCGGCTCGGGCGTCATCGGCCTGGAGATGGGGTCGGTCTGGCGCCGCCTGGGCGCGGAAGTCACGGTGCTGGAAGGCCTGCCCACCTTCCTCGGCGCCGTGGACGAGCAGATCGCCAAGGAAGCCAAGAAGGCGTTCGACAAGCAGGGCCTGAAGATCGAGCTGGGCGTCAAGGTCGGCGAAGTCAAGGCGGGCAAGAAGGGCGTGAGCATTGCCTACACCAATGCCAAGGGCGAAGCCCAGACGCTGGACGTGGACAAGCTCATCGTGTCGATTGGCCGCGTGCCCAACACCACCGGCCTCAACGCCGAAGCGGTGGACCTGAAACTGGACGAGCGCGGCGCCATCGTCGTTGACGGCGAATGCAAGACCAATCTGGCGGGCGTCTGGGCCATCGGTGACGTGGTGCGCGGCCCCATGCTGGCGCACAAGGCCGAGGAAGAAGGCGTGGCCGTGGCCGAGCGCATTGCCGGCCAGCACGGGCATGTCAACTTCAACACCGTGCCCTGGGTGATCTACACCAGCCCCGAGATTGCCTGGGTTGGCCAGACCGAGCAGCAGCTCAAGGCCGAGGGCCGTGCCTACAAGGCCGGCACCTTCCCGTTCCTGGCCAATGGCCGCGCCCGGGCGCTGGGCGACACCACCGGCATGGTCAAGTTCCTGGCCGATGCCATCACCGACGAGATCCTCGGGGTGCACATGGTCGGGCCGCAGGTCAGCGAACTGATCTCCGAGGCCGTGGTGGCCATGGAGTTCAAGGCCAGCAGCGAGGACATCGCGCGCATCTGCCATGCCCATCCGTCGCTGAGCGAAGCCACCAAGGAAGCCGCCCTCGCGGTGGACAAGCGCACGCTGAACTTCTGA